From one Papio anubis isolate 15944 chromosome 12, Panubis1.0, whole genome shotgun sequence genomic stretch:
- the MRGPRX2 gene encoding mas-related G-protein coupled receptor member X2, producing MDPTTPAWGTESTTMNGNDQALLLFCGKETMISVFLSLFIALVGLVGNAFVLWLLGFRMRRNAFSVYVLSLAGADFLFLCFQIINCLEYFINFFRFISINFPSFFTTVMTCAYLAGLSMLSAISTERCLSVLWPIWYRCRRPRHLSAVMCVLLWALSLLLSILEGKFCGFLFSDGDSGWCQTFDFITAAWLMFLFVVLCGSSLALLVRILCGSRGLPLTRLYLTILLTVLIFLLCGLPLGIQWFLILWIWKNSDVLFCHIHPVSVVLSSFNSSANPIIYFFVGSFRKQWRLRQPILKLALQRALQDTAEVDHSEGCFSQGTLEMSRSSLV from the coding sequence ATGGATCCAACCACCCCGGCCTGGGGAACCGAAAGTACAACAATGAATGGAAATGATCAAGCCCTTCTTCTGTTTTGTGGCAAGGAGACCATGATCTCGGTCTTCCTGAGCCTCTTCATTGCCCTGGTAGGGCTGGTAGGAAACGCGTTTGTGCTCTGGCTCCTGGGCTTCCGCATGCGCAGGAACGCCTTCTCTGTCTACGTCCTCAGCCTGGCCGGGGCCgacttcctcttcctctgcttcCAGATAATAAATTGCCTGGAGTACTTCATTAACTTCTTCCGTTTCATCTCCATCAATTTCCCTAGCTTCTTCACCACTGTGATGACCTGTGCCTACCTTGCAGGCCTGAGCATGCTGAGCGCCATCAGCACCGAGCGCTGCCTGTCCGTCCTGTGGCCCATCTGGTACCGCTGCCGCCGCCCCAGACACCTGTCAGCGGTCATGTGTGTCCTGCTCTGGGCCCTGTCCCTGCTGCTGAGCATCTTGGAAGGGAAGTTCTGTGGCTTCTTATTTAGTGATGGTGACTCTGGTTGGTGTCAGACATTTGATTTCATCACAGCAGCGTGGCTGATGTTTTTATTTGTGGTTCTCTGTGGGTCCAGCCTGGCCCTGCTGGTCAGGATCCTCTGTGGCTCCCGGGGTCTGCCACTGACCAGACTGTACCTGACCATCCTGCTCACCGTGCTGATCTTCCTCCTCTGCGGCCTGCCCTTGGGCATTCAGTGGTTCCTAATATTATGGATCTGGAAGAATTCTGATGTGTTATTTTGTCATATTCATCCAGTTTCAGTTGTCCTGTCATCTTTTAACAGCAGTGCCAACCCCATCATTTACTTCTTCGTGGGCTCCTTTAGGAAGCAGTGGCGGCTGCGGCAGCCGATCCTCAAGCTGGCTCTCCAGAGGGCTCTGCAGGACACTGCTGAGGTGGATCACAGTGAAGGATGCTTCAGTCAGGGCACCCTGGAGATGTCCAGAAGCAGTCTGGTTTAG